Proteins from a single region of Mytilus trossulus isolate FHL-02 chromosome 2, PNRI_Mtr1.1.1.hap1, whole genome shotgun sequence:
- the LOC134705739 gene encoding uncharacterized protein LOC134705739, whose product MSDFDFELENINASSDLVTFRPVSDCYSNENRIRLQWDIGDCFDPEALDYVGLFNTEWDSVDDFLAYKWAPLIPRHAYTLRRRCVHFTDADLDHVRMPGVDFVFLYVAKGDHVVGISNTFQFRGVAGYDEDFCFDTLEKSAGANPTTESRKRQTTVSLPPGLPLCSPSKRRVFKERILTVYKDHNTLASDFNPAQAWTENFNIVKQPVVKEYNDNEQVVVSYVPIVPLLTNDNKATYAQVAVAGKNKSSKKKLIYDIKTQNAKWITEELALIPYPPSPRCIEFPIRLPLLPGPQGLLEIITAGAGSCAFCSLSKVVISELAHREQLHETTIKNLKSDLGAMKVKEVIVKKKERRHYKPFQGSKEELFFKKKIGDLLRKNSGLLKQAKHWKNECLISQREAINLKLTENNQIIQDDNTQGTQTTDHLIKEAVRALTEKETTDSGCNTISSDTSSDADNKENGWKIQKPKRMLRLQKVISQQSQTIQTVNRNVTVQRVVIDKQEKEIRELKKALSKQDKAKTTADRKLTEMTERVRSILRGRFKEKQGEWRQFARKINNGPIHEIRPMGATGAANQQEEAITKQPRPYFGINSDYLQGLPKRIPGKSERICPTCKMVFSPNVDPHVIEEHIVFHQVYSKKVHAD is encoded by the exons ATGTCAGATTTTGACTTCGAATTAGAAAACATCAATGCCTCTTCAGATTTAGTAACCTTTCGACCAGTAAGTGATTGTTATTCGAACGAAAACAGAATAAGATTACAGTGGGATATTGGAGATTGCTTTGATCCAGAAGCATTAGATTATGTAGGACTTTTTAATACCGAGTGGGATTCAGTAGATGATTTCTTGGCATATAAATGGGCACCCCTTATTCCCCGACATGCTTACACACTCAGGCGAAGATGTGTTCATTTTACGGATGCTGATCTTGAT CATGTGAGGATGCCAGGAGTAGATTTTGTGTTTCTGTATGTGGCTAAAGGGGACCACGTGGTTGGTATCAGTAACACATTCCAGTTCCGTGGAGTGGCTGGATACGATGAAGACTTCTGCTTTGATACATTAGAGAAATCAGCAGGCGCAAATCCAACAACAGAATCAAGGAAACGAC AAACCACTGTCAGTTTACCTCCTGGATTACCATTGTGTTCACCATCAAAACGAAGAGTTTTCAAAGAAAGAATATTAACGGTGTATAAAGATCACAACACCTTGGCATCAGACTTTAATCCTGCTCAAGCTTggaccgaaaattttaacattgtAAAGCAGCCTGTTGTTAAAGAGTACAATGACAATGAACAAGTTGTTGTTTCTTATGTGCCAATTGTTCCGCTACTGACAAATGATAACAAAGCTACCTATGCACAGGTTGCTGTAGCTGGAAAGAACAAATCCTCCAAGAAAAAGCTTATATATGACATCAAAACTCAGAATGCTAAATGGATAACGGAAGAATTG GCATTGATACCGTACCCACCGTCTCCTCGGTGCATTGAATTTCCCATAAGACTACCATTACTTCCGGGACCACAAGGTCTTCTGGAGATAATTACAGCTGGAGCTGGATCGTGTGCATTCTGTAGTCTCAGCAAGGTCGTCATATCAGAATTAGCACACCGTGAACAACTGCACGAAACAACAATCAAGAACTTGAAGTCAGATCTTGGAGCTATGAAAGTAAAG GAAGTGATTGTGAAGAAGAAGGAACGAAGACATTACAAACCATTCCAAGGATCAAAAGAAGAACTGTTCTTTAAGAAGAAAATAGGGGATCTGTTGAGGAAGAACAGTGGTCTGTTAAAACAGGCCAAACATTGGAAGAATGAATGTTTAATTAGTCAACGGGAGGCAATAAACCTGAAGTTGACAGAGAATAATCAG ATTATACAAGATGATAATACACAGGGAACACAAACTACAGACCATCTAATCAAAGAAGCTGTTAGAGCTTTGACGGAGAAAGAAACAACAGATAGTG GTTGCAACACTATTTCATCGGATACAAGCTCTGATGCAGATAATAAAGAAAATGGATGGAAAATACAAAAACCAAAACGCATGC TTCGCCTTCAGAAAGTTATATCTCAACAAAGCCAAACCATTCAAACAGTTAACAGAAATGTAACCGTTCAACGTGTTGTCATTGACAAACAGGAAAAGGAAATCAGGGAACTTAAGAAAGCACTGTCG AAACAAGACAAGGCAAAGACTACCGCTGATAGAAAGCTAACAGAAATGACAGAAAGAGTCAGAAGTATCCTCCGTGGTCGCTTTAAAGAAAAGCAAGGAGAATGGAGACAATTTGCCAGGAAGATCAAT AATGGACCAATCCACGAAATCAGACCTATGGGAGCAACAGGAGCCGCTAATCAACAAGAGGAGGCCATAACAAAGCAACCAAGACCTTATTTTGGAATCAACTCTGACTATTTACAAGGATTACCAAAGCGTATACCAGGCAAATCGGAACGTATATGTCCAACTTGTAAAATGGTGTTCTCTCCAAACGTCGACCCCCATGTCATAGAGGAACATATAGTTTTTCATCAGGTGTATAGTAAAAAGGTTCATGCTGACTGA